Proteins encoded in a region of the Streptococcus sanguinis genome:
- a CDS encoding prolyl-tRNA synthetase associated domain-containing protein has product MDAYQQVANKLQELGITFDVVEHPPAFTTEQADSYIEGMEGVRTKTMFLTNKKKTQYYLLIMDDKKRLDMDDFKVQVGADRIRMASLDSLAEKMNLPAGTVSPFGLLNNEEKDIQVYFDRDIVSEDIMTFHPNTNEKTIFVSTRDLFKFLQDLGYSYQVLEL; this is encoded by the coding sequence ATGGATGCATATCAACAAGTAGCTAACAAGTTGCAAGAGTTGGGGATCACCTTTGATGTGGTGGAGCACCCTCCTGCATTTACGACAGAGCAGGCAGATAGCTATATTGAAGGCATGGAGGGTGTTCGGACTAAGACTATGTTTTTAACCAATAAGAAGAAAACCCAGTATTACCTACTCATTATGGATGACAAGAAACGATTGGATATGGATGACTTTAAAGTTCAAGTGGGAGCCGATCGGATTCGTATGGCCTCATTGGACTCCTTGGCAGAGAAAATGAACCTACCAGCAGGAACTGTATCTCCCTTTGGTCTTCTCAACAATGAGGAGAAGGACATTCAAGTTTATTTTGATAGGGACATTGTATCAGAGGATATCATGACTTTCCATCCCAATACTAATGAAAAAACTATTTTTGTCTCTACAAGAGATTTATTTAAATTCTTGCAAGATTTAGGCTACTCTTACCAAGTGCTGGAGCTTTAG
- a CDS encoding CAP domain-containing protein: MNNRFRLLSRSVVAAAAIIPAFALANNAQAQDYGYNYYQPGYNYWNGGYNNYNYGYNNRYNNYNYGYNNYNYGYNNYNYGYNYGYNGYNYNYGYNNYYPGYNNWNYNYSNNYGYNGWNNYNNLANDENYIYWNGNHYYRMTDGSYRIYRDGEWKPLTNTNNNSTSNNNLENDPHYRYENGYHYYVLDNGDYYYYKNGKWVFVKDSADNSTNPTTPSQPEEPKPEVPTPTPAEPEQPTPAPTDKPDEPTTPAEPKPEVPSVDLPENPPINGAEGEFDPFAPKPEQPAEPKPETPTTPAVPETPGLVTTDKPSEDQIPSYVEKPAEGLEHLAWAPNGQTPKLVYPPGKPGDKALENDKNYYFDGSTHYYYVPSNTERTGYSAYWKWIGQKWKLQGMTDPNDPGVDPKLHENTADDEYMYSDKDSSVKLYSTNLVTTAKAGQPLPFKNVEEFKKYVIEKMNPKFLDNAGWDAKVEWEIEDPEIFEKTKENPYAKDYVLIANLKSGVEDKKYSDVEFGYVKFVYRVEATNDTNYDYVSKAKEAFAKINEERKAQGLKELTWSEDIYQNQALPKVNEISRQYDSSGFVGRRDEDASVVVKKWANSGLRELLLDPNVTEGAVATVVDGNGVYYWAYSYK; this comes from the coding sequence ATGAACAATCGTTTCAGACTCTTATCAAGATCTGTTGTAGCGGCTGCGGCTATTATTCCAGCATTTGCTCTTGCGAATAATGCTCAGGCTCAAGATTATGGTTATAACTACTATCAACCAGGTTATAATTACTGGAATGGCGGCTATAACAATTATAATTACGGCTATAATAACCGTTACAACAATTATAACTATGGTTACAACAACTATAATTATGGCTATAACAACTATAACTACGGATATAACTATGGTTACAATGGCTATAATTACAACTATGGTTATAATAACTATTATCCAGGCTATAACAACTGGAATTACAACTATAGCAACAACTACGGATATAATGGTTGGAATAATTACAACAATCTTGCAAACGATGAAAACTACATTTACTGGAATGGTAACCATTACTACCGTATGACGGATGGTTCTTACCGCATCTATCGTGATGGTGAGTGGAAACCATTGACAAATACTAACAATAACAGCACATCCAATAACAACTTGGAAAACGATCCGCATTATCGTTATGAAAATGGTTATCATTACTATGTGTTGGATAATGGCGACTATTACTACTATAAAAATGGCAAGTGGGTGTTTGTTAAGGATTCTGCTGATAACTCAACTAATCCAACAACTCCAAGTCAGCCGGAAGAACCAAAACCAGAAGTTCCAACTCCGACTCCAGCGGAACCAGAGCAACCAACTCCAGCTCCTACTGATAAACCAGATGAGCCTACTACACCAGCAGAACCAAAACCTGAGGTACCAAGTGTTGATTTGCCAGAAAATCCTCCAATTAACGGTGCAGAAGGTGAGTTTGATCCATTTGCTCCGAAACCAGAGCAACCAGCAGAACCAAAACCAGAAACTCCAACAACACCTGCTGTGCCAGAAACTCCTGGTTTGGTAACGACTGATAAACCAAGTGAAGATCAAATCCCGTCATACGTTGAAAAACCTGCAGAAGGTCTTGAGCATTTAGCTTGGGCACCAAATGGACAAACTCCAAAATTGGTTTACCCACCAGGAAAACCAGGTGATAAAGCCCTTGAGAATGATAAAAATTACTACTTCGATGGTAGTACACACTACTATTATGTACCATCTAACACAGAGCGTACAGGTTATTCAGCATACTGGAAGTGGATTGGACAAAAATGGAAACTGCAAGGTATGACTGATCCAAACGATCCAGGTGTAGATCCAAAACTTCACGAAAACACTGCGGATGATGAATACATGTACAGTGATAAAGACTCTAGCGTGAAATTGTACTCAACTAACCTAGTGACAACTGCTAAAGCAGGTCAACCATTGCCATTCAAGAACGTTGAAGAATTCAAGAAATACGTTATCGAAAAGATGAATCCTAAGTTCCTTGATAACGCAGGATGGGATGCCAAAGTTGAATGGGAAATCGAAGATCCAGAAATCTTTGAGAAAACCAAAGAAAACCCATATGCTAAGGATTATGTCTTGATTGCAAATCTTAAGAGTGGCGTTGAGGACAAGAAATACAGTGATGTAGAATTTGGTTATGTTAAGTTTGTTTACCGTGTTGAAGCAACAAATGATACAAACTATGACTATGTTTCAAAAGCTAAAGAAGCTTTCGCTAAAATCAATGAAGAGCGTAAAGCTCAAGGCTTGAAAGAGTTGACATGGTCAGAAGACATTTATCAAAATCAAGCACTTCCAAAAGTAAATGAAATCTCACGTCAATACGATAGCTCAGGCTTTGTTGGACGTCGTGATGAAGATGCCTCTGTTGTCGTTAAGAAATGGGCTAACAGCGGTCTGAGAGAATTGCTTCTTGATCCTAACGTAACTGAAGGTGCAGTAGCGACAGTTGTAGACGGAAACGGTGTTTACTACTGGGCTTACAGCTATAAATAA
- a CDS encoding uracil-DNA glycosylase family protein: MQTIEDIAKAIMADPENQEFTEQGIKPLFAAPKNARINIVGQAPGLKTQQAGLYWKDKSGDRLREWLGVNEETFYNSGYFAVLPMDFYFPGHGKSGDLPPRKGFADKWHQPILELLPDIELTILIGQYAQKYYLHQKGNIKLTETVQHYQDYLPDFFPLVHPSPRNQIWMAKNPWFAAQVVPDLQKLVKNIMEK, translated from the coding sequence ATGCAAACAATAGAGGATATTGCCAAGGCCATCATGGCTGATCCAGAAAATCAAGAATTTACGGAGCAGGGAATCAAGCCGCTTTTTGCGGCACCTAAGAATGCTCGGATTAACATTGTTGGTCAAGCGCCGGGGCTGAAAACTCAGCAGGCAGGGCTTTACTGGAAAGATAAGAGTGGTGACCGACTGAGAGAATGGCTGGGTGTCAATGAAGAGACTTTTTATAATTCTGGCTACTTTGCGGTTTTGCCCATGGATTTTTATTTTCCAGGACATGGAAAGTCTGGAGATTTACCGCCTCGTAAGGGCTTTGCGGACAAATGGCATCAGCCGATTTTAGAGCTTTTGCCAGATATTGAGCTGACCATTTTGATTGGTCAGTATGCTCAGAAATATTATCTGCATCAAAAAGGAAATATCAAGCTGACCGAGACGGTTCAGCATTATCAAGACTACCTGCCTGACTTTTTCCCACTGGTCCACCCGTCGCCCCGCAACCAAATCTGGATGGCTAAAAATCCTTGGTTTGCAGCTCAGGTTGTACCAGATTTACAAAAATTAGTAAAAAATATCATGGAGAAATGA
- a CDS encoding rhodanese-like domain-containing protein, which translates to MNRRKMMQKINAKDLYEKMQAEELQLIDVREVDEFTAGHVSGAQNLPLSSLPENYGQLDKQIPYHIICQKGGRSARACEFLEAKGYQVTNVEGGVEAFPAKLTL; encoded by the coding sequence ATGAATAGGAGAAAAATGATGCAAAAAATTAATGCAAAAGATTTATATGAAAAAATGCAGGCTGAAGAACTGCAGTTGATTGATGTTCGCGAGGTGGACGAATTTACAGCTGGACATGTCTCTGGAGCTCAGAATCTGCCTCTCAGCAGCCTACCGGAGAATTATGGGCAATTGGATAAACAAATCCCCTACCATATCATCTGCCAAAAAGGCGGACGTTCAGCGCGTGCCTGCGAATTTTTGGAAGCCAAGGGTTACCAAGTAACCAATGTCGAAGGAGGAGTGGAAGCTTTTCCTGCTAAATTGACGTTATGA
- a CDS encoding cupin domain-containing protein yields the protein MKFFVTNPNNDFAETPVQEEGRIIHHLHLAKGKEVPEHSADALVTVVCLSGDVSFSAGEQTVRLVAGSFLTMEPNEPHSLVGEEDSHLLVIKQLKY from the coding sequence ATGAAATTTTTTGTTACCAATCCCAATAATGATTTTGCAGAAACACCTGTGCAAGAAGAAGGCAGAATCATCCATCATCTGCATCTTGCCAAAGGAAAAGAAGTACCAGAGCACAGTGCTGATGCACTGGTAACAGTTGTTTGTTTGTCGGGAGATGTGAGCTTTTCTGCTGGAGAACAAACTGTGCGGCTAGTGGCAGGTTCCTTTTTAACCATGGAGCCCAATGAGCCACACAGCTTGGTTGGAGAAGAAGATAGTCACCTCTTGGTTATCAAACAACTCAAATATTAA
- the ldcB gene encoding LD-carboxypeptidase LdcB/DacB: MTMKYSKLIFLAASVLVLGACSSGKDTTGDSSDKQVASSTSTVKKQDAENGKNSSQDTTPSSDSADTKKEQNHEAKTLDQNVSYNGSYYSVKGKYDEILVVNKHYPLSASYNPGENATAKAELLKLIADMQAQGYAISDQYSGFRSYDTQTELYQNYVNQDGKAAADRYSARPGYSEHQTGLAFDLIDKSGNLVQEAGASQWLLDNAYKYGFIVRYLEGKEGSTGYMPESWHLRYIGQEAKEIAQSGKSLEEYFGIAGGGYEDQ; encoded by the coding sequence ATGACAATGAAATACAGTAAACTAATTTTTCTTGCAGCATCTGTTCTTGTTCTAGGCGCGTGTTCGTCAGGTAAAGACACTACCGGAGATAGCTCTGATAAACAAGTGGCTAGTTCAACCAGTACGGTTAAGAAACAAGATGCTGAAAATGGCAAAAACTCTAGCCAAGATACGACACCATCTTCAGATAGTGCTGATACTAAAAAGGAGCAAAATCACGAGGCCAAAACTCTTGATCAAAATGTTTCTTATAACGGCAGCTACTACAGTGTCAAAGGGAAATATGATGAGATTCTCGTAGTCAACAAGCACTATCCTTTGTCAGCTTCCTATAATCCAGGTGAGAATGCGACTGCTAAAGCAGAATTGCTCAAACTGATTGCAGACATGCAGGCACAAGGTTATGCTATTAGCGACCAATACAGTGGTTTTCGCAGCTATGATACTCAGACAGAACTCTATCAAAATTATGTCAATCAGGATGGTAAGGCAGCTGCAGACCGCTATTCGGCTCGGCCAGGCTACAGTGAGCATCAGACCGGCTTAGCCTTTGACTTGATTGATAAGAGTGGTAACCTCGTGCAAGAAGCCGGAGCAAGTCAGTGGCTTCTAGATAACGCCTATAAATATGGTTTTATCGTTCGCTATCTAGAGGGTAAGGAAGGTTCAACTGGCTATATGCCTGAAAGCTGGCATCTGCGCTATATTGGTCAAGAAGCCAAGGAAATTGCTCAATCAGGCAAATCTTTAGAAGAATATTTTGGCATTGCTGGTGGAGGCTATGAAGATCAGTAG
- a CDS encoding zinc-binding alcohol dehydrogenase family protein, giving the protein METMKAIVIYEAGGPEKLLLEERPIPELQEGWTLVKVRGFGINHSEIFTREGLSPSVTFPRILGIECVGQVAETTRADLEVGQKVVSIMGEMGRAFDGSYAEYVLLPNDQIYTIETNLTWTELAAVPETYYTALGSMKNLCIEPNDKILVRAATSGVGLAFARLVKAQFPDTHIVGSVNSGSKQFLLKHQAYDDIIIDQDGRLETEDKFDKILELVGPATIKDSFDHIAEGGIICVTGLLGGQWELDDFNPIEEIKNNSFLTSFHSAHVSQDLMDELFDYIDRYQVNVTPRRVFSLEQVPKAHAFIEGTAGFGKIVIMNE; this is encoded by the coding sequence ATGGAAACGATGAAAGCTATAGTCATTTACGAAGCGGGTGGCCCAGAAAAGCTTCTGCTGGAAGAAAGACCAATTCCAGAACTTCAAGAAGGCTGGACGCTGGTCAAGGTCAGAGGATTTGGGATTAACCACTCGGAGATTTTTACTCGTGAGGGCTTATCGCCTAGTGTCACCTTCCCTCGGATTTTAGGCATTGAGTGTGTTGGCCAAGTTGCCGAGACGACTCGAGCAGATTTAGAGGTCGGCCAGAAAGTGGTTTCCATCATGGGTGAAATGGGGCGAGCTTTTGATGGTTCTTATGCTGAGTATGTCCTCCTGCCGAACGACCAAATTTATACAATCGAGACTAACCTGACCTGGACTGAGCTGGCAGCAGTGCCAGAGACCTATTATACTGCTCTAGGTTCTATGAAAAATCTGTGCATTGAGCCCAATGACAAGATTTTAGTCCGAGCTGCCACTAGCGGTGTCGGTTTGGCCTTTGCTCGTCTGGTCAAGGCACAGTTTCCAGACACACATATCGTGGGCTCGGTCAATAGTGGTTCCAAACAGTTTCTGCTCAAGCACCAAGCCTACGACGATATCATTATAGACCAGGATGGCCGACTGGAAACAGAGGATAAGTTTGATAAAATCCTTGAGTTGGTCGGTCCGGCAACTATCAAGGATTCTTTTGACCATATTGCAGAGGGGGGGATTATCTGTGTCACCGGTCTCTTGGGCGGCCAGTGGGAACTGGATGATTTCAACCCAATCGAAGAAATCAAAAACAACAGTTTTCTGACAAGTTTCCACTCAGCTCATGTGAGTCAAGATTTGATGGATGAATTATTTGACTATATTGACCGCTATCAGGTCAATGTTACACCAAGGCGTGTCTTTTCCCTAGAGCAAGTGCCCAAAGCTCATGCTTTTATAGAGGGGACGGCAGGTTTTGGAAAAATTGTGATTATGAATGAATAG
- a CDS encoding DUF4176 domain-containing protein, whose protein sequence is MTGTKELESFRTVLSTWPNTDFEITDTVVKFGEFLGDRPPLMRELYKLIKLKKSQYEYNSLLGTTILFNRTQNGQITFSFNGQDQVWSEDSFFLFLAILDVYFGKIYPLGSVVEIDLDLLNSELKEMFSEEPGALVMLTGRKAPLAEGFDPYVIDYFGRVWPFGEVAAFPPVFVSNMMIKNVVHLGYENEWEERISEEVIRQTYIKNHQLSTAFMTMVDQLAYLAFLNEKVVEKEGLDE, encoded by the coding sequence ATGACAGGTACTAAAGAGTTAGAGAGTTTTCGTACTGTCTTGTCGACGTGGCCGAATACTGATTTTGAAATAACAGATACGGTTGTTAAATTTGGAGAATTTCTGGGAGATCGACCTCCTTTAATGAGAGAATTATATAAGTTAATCAAGTTGAAAAAATCTCAGTATGAATACAATTCATTGCTGGGTACAACTATTCTTTTTAACCGTACTCAGAACGGTCAAATTACCTTCTCTTTTAATGGTCAAGACCAAGTGTGGTCTGAGGATTCTTTTTTTCTTTTTTTAGCTATTTTAGATGTCTATTTTGGGAAAATTTATCCCCTTGGTTCAGTTGTTGAGATTGATTTGGATTTGCTGAACAGTGAGCTTAAGGAGATGTTTTCTGAGGAGCCAGGGGCGCTTGTCATGCTGACGGGACGTAAGGCTCCTTTGGCAGAAGGTTTTGATCCTTACGTGATAGATTATTTTGGTCGGGTGTGGCCATTTGGTGAAGTTGCTGCTTTTCCGCCTGTATTTGTTAGCAACATGATGATTAAGAATGTCGTTCATTTGGGTTATGAAAATGAATGGGAAGAGCGGATATCTGAAGAAGTCATCCGCCAAACTTATATCAAAAATCACCAGTTGTCTACAGCCTTTATGACTATGGTAGATCAGTTGGCTTATTTAGCTTTTCTGAATGAGAAAGTAGTAGAGAAGGAGGGGTTAGATGAGTGA
- a CDS encoding WXG100 family type VII secretion target — protein sequence MSTISLSPEELTAQAAVYSNARDQIETAIQTVNAANGEMEAHWKGSAFKSYLDQYNQLHGDVVKFQELLSSINQQLVSYANTVSERDTADANSFGFKG from the coding sequence ATGTCAACAATTTCATTATCTCCAGAAGAACTAACTGCTCAAGCAGCAGTTTATTCAAATGCTCGTGATCAAATCGAAACAGCGATTCAGACAGTAAATGCAGCTAATGGTGAGATGGAAGCCCATTGGAAGGGTAGTGCTTTTAAGTCATACTTGGATCAATATAACCAACTCCACGGTGATGTAGTGAAATTTCAAGAGCTCTTGTCATCTATTAACCAACAATTAGTAAGTTATGCGAACACTGTCTCTGAGCGTGATACAGCAGATGCTAATAGCTTCGGTTTCAAAGGTTAA
- a CDS encoding DUF6574 domain-containing protein yields the protein MSKEDWLEYFEAVNGRSATEEEIAQAFAAGEFVEAEQVRTEQAPSEASPASSSFEQSQQEAQTVETQGQPQNFAQQQNFQQPFAQQASQQYQEVPQQQANPNQFANQGQPYQQQGFQQATSFNGQPQSSGPQAYQNNTQQGQFNSQVPQQGPQAYYSQQPPQPNEFSKTMKGFWTWLVSAWKSPTSEVESSKVNGYLSLGLTVFFFAIVANYNIFSTIGIMSLGTYNGPTFNFKVFFVSLIAAALFLFSIILGGFVVKRLVYQDRSFTFNKAFDWYGRLYAIVLPFIAVSALFALLGIIHLSLFFTWIGLLLVGVGATFALIYSKTNNSMDPFYKYLLAIIVNGVITLFFSFIAFSLLTSIAMM from the coding sequence ATGTCAAAAGAAGATTGGCTTGAATATTTTGAGGCCGTTAACGGACGCTCAGCTACAGAGGAAGAAATTGCTCAAGCTTTTGCTGCAGGGGAATTTGTGGAAGCTGAACAGGTAAGGACAGAGCAAGCGCCTAGTGAAGCTAGCCCAGCTTCATCAAGCTTTGAACAGTCTCAACAAGAAGCTCAAACAGTTGAAACACAAGGTCAACCACAAAACTTTGCTCAGCAACAAAATTTCCAACAGCCTTTTGCTCAGCAGGCTTCTCAACAATATCAAGAAGTTCCACAGCAACAAGCGAATCCAAATCAATTTGCTAATCAGGGACAACCTTATCAGCAACAAGGATTTCAGCAAGCAACTTCCTTTAATGGACAGCCTCAGTCTTCTGGTCCGCAAGCTTATCAGAACAACACACAGCAAGGACAGTTCAATTCACAAGTACCTCAACAAGGACCGCAGGCTTATTACAGTCAACAACCTCCTCAGCCCAACGAGTTTTCTAAAACAATGAAAGGTTTCTGGACTTGGCTTGTTTCAGCTTGGAAATCACCGACATCTGAAGTTGAGAGCAGTAAGGTGAATGGCTACCTATCTCTAGGTTTGACAGTGTTCTTTTTTGCTATTGTCGCAAACTACAATATTTTCAGTACCATTGGTATCATGAGTTTAGGTACGTATAATGGACCGACTTTTAATTTCAAAGTCTTCTTTGTTTCACTGATAGCAGCAGCTCTCTTCCTTTTTTCTATTATTTTAGGTGGTTTTGTTGTGAAGCGTTTGGTCTATCAGGATAGAAGTTTTACCTTTAATAAGGCTTTTGATTGGTACGGTCGACTTTATGCCATTGTTCTTCCATTTATTGCTGTCTCAGCTCTGTTTGCTCTGTTGGGTATTATTCATTTATCTCTGTTCTTCACATGGATTGGTCTTTTGTTAGTCGGAGTTGGGGCGACCTTTGCTTTGATTTATTCCAAGACAAACAACTCTATGGATCCTTTTTATAAATACCTATTGGCCATTATTGTCAATGGTGTGATTACACTTTTCTTCTCTTTCATCGCTTTTTCTCTACTAACTAGTATCGCAATGATGTAA
- a CDS encoding TcaA second domain-containing protein, which translates to MATKEKWVDLFEKVIGRKPTASEFLAGKQSNFDPKKIKEIAGEAEEATTDTSSVENTTDEASDNQNIVQETPSEDSVTEESVQPSSQDDKQSSFESSQYEELRKNWLQAFENNIGRKPTKEEFAEAKSQGFSNLPIRSELLDSQLPQKPVKKAKKRISKKQAIMIGAPTLLVAALIGAFFYLNSITGVKVVTDHFAKAVSSKDFDEVASLLSTQSDKWTRAEARALVEHLESQEINLETELDNIVESNGKSAYIDDNNNKILGVTEKSKKFGIFQEYQMVSYPVKVKVNTNLDNATIKPGEKKTITLKKNTDTELGEYHFIKQDFTLKGKTDVGDVESKVQLDLATAKDNEIKLDLKSEKKQLKITMPSETSKATDIKIVVNGKESGSSLTPELQLVPYQELEIYAKFTISDTTFTTNKETVVVEDDTTNVKLSLPKEVVSKIREKNEEAKKVEAQKAKVSTFLNDYRSAVFSSVSNRSNNYSQYYDTSSAVYREMVEWTTGGGVKKAKINYYEPGALDIREIKEENGSYIVTTYEDYTVHYTDNTPNSVNRKNKTYYLKPSGDSFVIYNLEVSEG; encoded by the coding sequence ATGGCAACAAAAGAAAAATGGGTTGATCTCTTTGAAAAAGTAATTGGTCGAAAACCAACTGCAAGTGAGTTTCTAGCCGGCAAACAATCTAACTTTGATCCAAAAAAGATTAAGGAGATTGCAGGCGAAGCAGAGGAAGCAACCACAGATACTTCGTCAGTAGAAAATACTACTGATGAAGCTTCTGATAATCAAAATATTGTTCAGGAGACACCTTCTGAAGATTCTGTCACAGAAGAATCGGTTCAACCATCTTCCCAAGATGATAAGCAAAGCTCATTTGAATCTAGCCAATATGAAGAGCTTCGTAAGAATTGGCTGCAAGCTTTTGAAAATAATATTGGTCGAAAACCTACCAAAGAAGAATTTGCGGAGGCTAAGAGTCAAGGATTCTCTAACCTGCCTATTCGGTCTGAACTACTCGACTCACAATTACCACAGAAACCAGTAAAAAAGGCTAAAAAGAGAATATCAAAGAAGCAAGCAATCATGATTGGGGCTCCAACCCTTCTAGTTGCCGCTTTGATTGGAGCATTCTTCTATTTAAATTCTATAACTGGAGTTAAAGTGGTCACAGACCATTTTGCAAAAGCCGTCTCTAGTAAAGACTTTGATGAAGTGGCAAGTCTTCTTTCTACTCAATCCGATAAGTGGACACGTGCTGAAGCAAGAGCGCTAGTTGAGCATCTAGAGAGCCAGGAGATTAATCTCGAAACTGAGCTAGATAACATTGTTGAGTCAAATGGCAAATCTGCTTATATCGATGACAACAATAATAAGATTTTAGGTGTTACTGAAAAGAGTAAGAAATTTGGTATTTTTCAGGAATATCAGATGGTTTCCTATCCAGTCAAAGTTAAAGTCAATACCAATTTGGATAATGCTACCATTAAACCTGGTGAGAAAAAAACTATTACTCTTAAGAAAAACACTGACACTGAATTGGGTGAATATCACTTTATCAAACAAGACTTTACTCTCAAAGGTAAGACGGATGTTGGAGATGTAGAGAGTAAGGTTCAGCTTGATTTAGCTACGGCTAAGGATAATGAAATCAAACTCGATCTCAAGTCTGAAAAGAAACAGCTAAAAATTACTATGCCTTCTGAAACTTCAAAAGCAACAGATATTAAAATCGTTGTTAATGGTAAAGAGAGTGGTAGCAGTTTGACCCCTGAGTTGCAGCTTGTTCCTTATCAAGAACTTGAAATTTATGCTAAGTTTACTATCTCTGATACTACCTTTACTACCAATAAAGAGACAGTTGTTGTGGAAGATGACACCACTAATGTGAAATTATCTCTTCCTAAGGAAGTGGTTTCTAAGATTAGAGAAAAGAACGAAGAAGCGAAAAAGGTTGAGGCTCAAAAGGCAAAAGTCTCTACTTTCCTTAATGACTACCGCAGTGCTGTTTTCAGCTCAGTTTCTAATAGGAGCAACAACTATTCTCAATACTACGATACCTCTAGTGCAGTATATCGAGAAATGGTTGAGTGGACCACTGGTGGTGGTGTTAAGAAAGCGAAAATTAACTATTATGAGCCAGGAGCTTTGGATATCCGCGAAATCAAGGAAGAAAATGGTTCCTATATCGTGACAACATATGAGGACTATACGGTCCACTATACCGATAACACTCCAAATAGTGTAAATCGTAAAAATAAGACTTATTACTTGAAACCTAGCGGTGATTCTTTTGTAATCTATAATCTTGAAGTTTCAGAAGGTTGA